One Nocardioides luti DNA window includes the following coding sequences:
- a CDS encoding 1-aminocyclopropane-1-carboxylate deaminase gives MSLDDFPRYPLTFGPSPVHPLERLSRHLGGAAVWAKREDVSSGLAYGGNKTRKLEYLVPDAIASGADTLVSIGGYQSNHTRQVAAVAARIGMQCVLVQENWVDWPDSVNDRVGNIMLSRIMGAEVRLDPAGFGIGFKDSWKQALEDVEARGGTPYAIPAGASDHRLGGLGFAGWAREVEQQERELGVFFDTIVVCSVTGSTHAGMIAGFAALEDAGGRPRRVIGIDASAKIDETRAQVERIARRTAELIGLERALRDDEITVLEGWAGDLYGIPVESTMDAIRLSGRLEGMIIDPVYEGKSMAGLIDLVQDGTIAPDSTVLYAHLGGQPAINAYSALFR, from the coding sequence ATGAGCCTCGACGACTTCCCGCGCTACCCGCTGACGTTCGGCCCCAGCCCGGTGCACCCGCTCGAGCGTCTGAGCCGGCACCTCGGCGGCGCTGCGGTCTGGGCCAAGCGCGAGGACGTGAGCTCGGGGCTGGCGTACGGCGGCAACAAGACCCGCAAGCTGGAGTACCTCGTCCCCGACGCGATCGCCTCGGGCGCCGACACCCTGGTGAGTATCGGCGGCTACCAGTCGAACCACACCCGGCAGGTGGCTGCGGTCGCGGCGAGGATCGGCATGCAGTGCGTGCTCGTCCAGGAGAACTGGGTCGACTGGCCGGACTCCGTCAACGACCGGGTCGGCAACATCATGCTGAGCCGGATCATGGGCGCCGAGGTGCGGCTCGACCCCGCCGGCTTCGGTATCGGCTTCAAGGACTCCTGGAAGCAGGCGCTCGAGGACGTCGAGGCACGGGGCGGGACGCCGTACGCCATCCCGGCCGGCGCGTCGGACCACCGCCTCGGTGGCCTCGGCTTCGCGGGCTGGGCGCGCGAGGTCGAGCAGCAGGAGCGCGAGCTCGGCGTCTTCTTCGACACGATCGTCGTCTGCTCGGTGACCGGCTCGACGCACGCCGGCATGATCGCGGGCTTCGCCGCGCTCGAGGACGCCGGCGGCCGGCCGCGCCGGGTGATCGGCATCGACGCCAGCGCGAAGATCGACGAGACCCGCGCGCAGGTCGAGCGGATCGCCCGGCGTACGGCGGAGCTGATCGGCCTCGAGCGCGCCCTGCGCGACGACGAGATCACCGTGCTGGAGGGCTGGGCGGGGGACCTCTACGGCATCCCGGTCGAGTCCACGATGGACGCGATCCGGCTGAGCGGCCGGCTCGAGGGGATGATCATCGACCCGGTCTACGAGGGGAAGTCGATGGCCGGGCTGATCGACCTGGTCCAGGACGGGACCATCGCGCCCGACTCCACGGTGCTCTACGCCCACCTGGGCGGGCAGCCCGCGATCAACGCGTACAGCGCCCTCTTCCGCTGA
- a CDS encoding oxidoreductase, whose translation MKRLSDVKRIGYGAMRLSGPHIFGPPADPAEAARVLERAIELGVDHIDTSDYYGPYVTNDLIRETLHPYPSELVLVTKVGARRDDTGAWLPAFSPDEIRQAVHDNLGRLAVERLGAVNLRKMDGHEGSMAEQWTVLADLRSQGLIGDLGLSNVDASEVEELQQIAPVACVQNEYNLAQRRDDAFIDSLNEQGIFYVPFFPLGGFSPLQESTVDQVAAKHGATPMQVALAWLLQRSPNILLIPGTSSVAHLEENMAADRLSLDDEDLHVLDTIGS comes from the coding sequence ATGAAGCGACTCTCCGACGTCAAGCGCATCGGCTACGGCGCGATGCGGCTCAGCGGCCCCCACATCTTCGGTCCCCCGGCCGACCCGGCCGAGGCCGCCCGCGTCCTCGAGCGGGCGATCGAGCTCGGCGTGGACCACATCGACACCAGCGACTACTACGGCCCGTACGTCACCAACGACCTGATCCGCGAGACCCTCCACCCCTACCCGTCGGAGCTGGTGCTGGTCACCAAGGTCGGCGCCCGCCGCGACGACACCGGCGCCTGGCTGCCGGCGTTCTCCCCCGACGAGATCAGGCAGGCAGTCCACGACAACCTGGGACGGCTCGCGGTCGAGCGCCTCGGTGCGGTCAACCTGCGGAAGATGGACGGCCACGAGGGCTCGATGGCCGAGCAGTGGACGGTCCTCGCCGACCTGCGCTCGCAGGGCCTCATCGGAGACCTGGGCCTCAGCAACGTGGACGCCTCCGAGGTCGAGGAGCTGCAGCAGATCGCGCCGGTGGCGTGCGTGCAGAACGAGTACAACCTCGCCCAGCGCCGCGACGACGCCTTCATCGACTCACTGAACGAGCAGGGCATCTTCTACGTGCCGTTCTTCCCGCTCGGCGGCTTCAGCCCGCTGCAGGAGTCCACCGTCGACCAGGTGGCCGCCAAGCACGGCGCCACCCCGATGCAGGTCGCCCTGGCCTGGCTGCTCCAGCGCTCCCCGAACATCCTGCTGATCCCCGGCACCTCCTCGGTCGCGCACCTCGAGGAGAACATGGCCGCCGACCGGCTGTCCCTCGACGACGAGGACCTGCATGTGCTGGACACGATCGGCTCCTGA
- a CDS encoding crotonase/enoyl-CoA hydratase family protein, producing the protein MSAVPLQTRATSHVTCTVVDGVAQVRLDRPDKLNALTLDLLDDLVATARALRRDRTLRAVVIAGEGDAFCAGLDFASVMRQPARIAAAFVPRPWRGTNTFQEACWAWRRIPVPVVAAVHGHCLGGGLQIALAADFRFATPDSRWSVLEGKWGIIPDMSGIRSLAQLVGIDVAKRLTMTAEVVTGAQALELGLLTGLDDDPLAAAAALVEQLKLRSPDQLAAAKRLFDDTWTASPRRTFARERLEQAFLLAARNTKVAREAAARKVAPEFGPRGR; encoded by the coding sequence ATGAGCGCTGTTCCCCTGCAGACGCGGGCGACGTCCCACGTCACTTGCACCGTCGTGGACGGCGTCGCCCAGGTGCGGCTCGACCGCCCCGACAAGCTGAACGCCCTCACCCTCGACCTCCTCGACGACCTGGTGGCGACCGCCCGTGCGCTGCGCCGGGACCGCACGCTGCGGGCCGTCGTCATCGCCGGCGAGGGCGACGCCTTCTGCGCGGGACTCGACTTCGCGTCGGTGATGCGGCAGCCCGCGCGGATCGCGGCGGCGTTCGTGCCGCGGCCCTGGCGCGGGACCAACACCTTCCAGGAGGCCTGCTGGGCCTGGCGCCGGATCCCCGTGCCGGTCGTCGCGGCCGTGCACGGGCACTGCCTCGGCGGCGGGCTGCAGATCGCGCTCGCCGCCGACTTCCGCTTCGCGACGCCCGACTCGCGATGGTCGGTGCTCGAGGGCAAGTGGGGGATCATCCCCGACATGTCGGGCATCCGCAGCCTGGCGCAGCTCGTGGGCATCGACGTCGCCAAGCGGCTGACGATGACCGCCGAGGTGGTCACCGGGGCGCAGGCGCTCGAGCTCGGCCTGCTCACCGGCCTCGACGACGACCCGCTGGCGGCCGCCGCCGCCCTGGTCGAGCAGCTCAAGCTGCGCTCGCCCGACCAGCTCGCGGCCGCCAAGCGGCTCTTCGACGACACCTGGACGGCGAGCCCCCGGCGTACCTTCGCGCGCGAGCGCCTCGAGCAGGCCTTCCTCCTCGCGGCCCGCAACACCAAGGTCGCCCGCGAGGCGGCCGCACGGAAGGTGGCGCCGGAGTTCGGTCCCCGGGGCCGATGA
- a CDS encoding oxidoreductase, whose protein sequence is MTDGHWHLADLPDQTGRTVVVTGPSVGGIGHTTALELARKGARVVLAGRTPAKLAEAATAIREQVPGAALERLVVDLADLGSVRRAADDAARLGPIHVLVNNAGVMGTAYHRTPDGLEQQLATNHYGPFLLTGLLLPQLLAGGEAGDKAGDTRDTRVVAVSSQFHRIARRAPLDDPRDTGGRGRGRRHRRWATYGETKLANLLLTYELDRRARRAGLPLKALAAHPGFAGTHLAANGQYGRARGSRATILDAAVKAVSQPAAMGAWPTLMAATADLPGATYCGPGGLGEMAGLPQVVTSSRASYDEDAQRRLWELSERVTGIRFP, encoded by the coding sequence GTGACCGACGGCCACTGGCACCTCGCCGACCTCCCCGACCAGACCGGCCGCACGGTCGTCGTGACCGGCCCGTCGGTCGGGGGCATCGGCCACACGACCGCGCTCGAGCTGGCCCGGAAGGGTGCCCGCGTCGTCCTCGCTGGTCGTACGCCGGCCAAGCTCGCCGAGGCGGCCACCGCGATCCGCGAGCAGGTCCCGGGGGCGGCCCTCGAACGGCTCGTCGTCGACCTGGCCGACCTGGGCTCGGTGCGCCGCGCCGCCGACGACGCCGCGCGCCTGGGACCGATCCACGTGCTCGTCAACAACGCCGGCGTCATGGGGACGGCGTACCACCGCACGCCCGACGGCCTCGAGCAGCAGCTCGCGACCAACCACTACGGGCCGTTCCTGCTGACCGGGCTGCTGCTGCCGCAGCTCCTCGCGGGCGGCGAGGCCGGTGACAAGGCCGGCGACACCCGGGACACCCGCGTCGTCGCCGTCTCGTCGCAGTTCCACCGGATCGCGCGCCGCGCCCCGCTCGACGACCCGCGCGACACCGGCGGGCGCGGACGCGGGCGGCGGCACCGGCGCTGGGCGACCTACGGCGAGACCAAGCTGGCGAACCTGCTCCTCACCTACGAGCTGGACCGCCGCGCCCGCCGTGCGGGCCTCCCGCTCAAGGCGCTGGCCGCGCACCCGGGCTTCGCGGGGACGCACCTGGCCGCGAACGGGCAGTACGGCCGGGCCCGTGGGAGCCGCGCCACGATCCTCGACGCGGCCGTGAAGGCGGTCTCGCAGCCGGCCGCGATGGGCGCCTGGCCGACCCTGATGGCGGCGACGGCCGACCTCCCGGGGGCGACGTACTGCGGACCCGGCGGCCTCGGCGAGATGGCCGGCCTGCCCCAGGTGGTCACCAGCAGCAGGGCGTCGTACGACGAGGACGCGCAGCGGCGGCTGTGGGAGCTGTCCGAGCGGGTGACGGGCATCCGCTTCCCCTGA
- a CDS encoding maleylpyruvate isomerase family mycothiol-dependent enzyme: MSDEGDQGTTDQQLLAGYVDVWWQAINDFTGLLEKIPAEQWSTPTDLAGWDVQAVAAHIAHLEGILAGAPEETVDVGQPAHVTGLMGLYTEQGVVARRERTPDEIINEIREAATRRHTALLADPPTDASARPETIFGGVPWSWGTLLRNRPLDVWMHEQDVRRAIGRPGGLDTPAAKHVADYLAESLGFVLAKRVGAPAGTTAVLEVEGSEPAAYAVNDAGRGERLPRAPADPTVRLAMDRESFICLAGGRCAAPGTVRVEGDEALGERVLANLATTP, translated from the coding sequence ATGAGCGACGAGGGCGACCAGGGCACCACCGACCAGCAGCTGCTCGCGGGGTACGTCGACGTCTGGTGGCAGGCGATCAACGACTTCACCGGGCTCCTCGAGAAGATCCCCGCCGAGCAGTGGTCGACGCCGACCGACCTCGCCGGCTGGGACGTGCAGGCGGTGGCCGCTCACATCGCGCACCTCGAGGGCATCCTCGCCGGCGCGCCCGAGGAGACCGTCGACGTGGGGCAGCCGGCGCACGTGACCGGGCTGATGGGGCTCTACACGGAGCAGGGCGTCGTCGCCCGCCGCGAGCGCACCCCCGACGAGATCATCAACGAGATCCGCGAGGCCGCCACGCGGCGCCACACCGCGCTGCTGGCCGACCCGCCCACCGACGCGAGCGCCAGGCCGGAGACCATCTTCGGCGGGGTGCCGTGGAGCTGGGGCACGCTGCTGCGCAACCGTCCGCTCGACGTCTGGATGCACGAGCAGGACGTACGCCGGGCGATCGGTCGCCCGGGCGGGCTCGACACCCCGGCGGCGAAGCACGTGGCCGACTACCTCGCCGAGAGCCTGGGCTTCGTGCTCGCCAAGAGGGTCGGTGCGCCCGCCGGTACGACGGCGGTCCTCGAGGTCGAGGGCAGCGAGCCCGCGGCGTACGCCGTCAACGACGCCGGCCGCGGCGAGCGGCTGCCCCGGGCGCCGGCCGACCCCACCGTCCGCCTCGCGATGGACCGCGAGTCCTTCATCTGCCTGGCCGGTGGCCGCTGCGCCGCCCCGGGCACCGTGCGCGTCGAGGGTGACGAGGCGCTCGGCGAGCGGGTGCTCGCGAACCTCGCGACCACGCCGTGA
- a CDS encoding LLM class flavin-dependent oxidoreductase, which yields MTTPLRTAVCLPTFGDFDARTVGELARSAEEAGWDGFFIWDHLLWDPLGRGGADTTVALTAIALATSRVRFGTLVTPLARRRPWKVARELASLDQLSGGRLVLGIGNGDDVDFAPVGDPTPAKHRAAVLDESLEIVRRLLEEDGPIDHEGTAYRLDGAVLHDTTVQDRIPFWVAGWWPNRKPLLRAARYEGVVPLWKEFHVPTPEEYAACLAVIREARAGTPQEAVPFDALVWARSDGPADERPLGYAEVGATWWVDAFHWRTDSLDDVRRRIEAGPPRVV from the coding sequence ATGACGACCCCGCTCAGGACAGCCGTGTGCCTGCCGACGTTCGGCGACTTCGACGCGCGGACGGTGGGTGAGCTGGCGCGGTCCGCCGAGGAGGCCGGCTGGGACGGCTTCTTCATCTGGGACCACCTGCTCTGGGACCCGCTCGGGCGAGGTGGCGCGGACACGACCGTGGCGCTGACCGCGATCGCGCTGGCGACCAGCCGGGTCCGGTTCGGAACGCTCGTGACGCCGCTGGCCCGGCGCCGGCCGTGGAAGGTCGCGCGCGAGCTCGCCAGCCTCGACCAGCTGTCCGGCGGGCGGCTGGTGCTCGGCATCGGCAACGGCGACGACGTCGACTTCGCGCCGGTCGGCGACCCGACCCCCGCGAAGCACCGGGCGGCGGTGCTCGACGAGTCGCTCGAGATCGTGCGGCGGCTTCTCGAGGAGGACGGACCGATCGACCACGAGGGCACGGCGTACCGCCTCGACGGCGCGGTCCTGCACGACACGACGGTGCAGGACCGGATCCCGTTCTGGGTCGCCGGGTGGTGGCCGAACCGCAAGCCGCTGCTGCGCGCGGCGCGGTACGAAGGCGTCGTGCCCCTGTGGAAGGAGTTCCACGTGCCGACGCCCGAGGAGTACGCCGCCTGCCTGGCCGTGATCCGCGAGGCCCGGGCCGGGACGCCGCAGGAGGCCGTCCCCTTCGACGCGCTGGTCTGGGCGCGCTCCGACGGGCCGGCCGACGAGCGCCCGTTGGGGTACGCCGAGGTCGGCGCGACCTGGTGGGTGGACGCGTTCCACTGGCGCACCGACTCGCTCGACGACGTGCGGCGGCGGATCGAGGCGGGGCCGCCGCGGGTGGTGTGA
- a CDS encoding thioredoxin-like domain-containing protein, with protein MTARVRAPELVGRGWLNTDGPIALRDLRGRFVLLDFWTFCCINCLHVLDELRPVEEKYADELVAIGVHSPKFVHEADPVALAQAVERYSVHHPVLDDPELVTWQAYTARAWPTLVLVDPEGYVVGQYAGEGHAHAIDALLAELVPQHRERGTLQPGDSPYVPPVVEPTDLRFPATAVALPGGGTLVADAGHDEVVELDADGAVVRRFTGFREPNGLCLLPDDVAAEVGYDVVVADTVHHQLRGIALGTGEVSVLAGDGGQWFQGDGTSRLSSPWDVAWWQDRVWVAMAGIHQLWTLDPRTGDLTVVAGTTNEGLLDGPAEEAWFAQTSGFAPDGDRLWIADSETSSLRWVQVDSDGDGDGDGPTVHTAVGSGLFDFGFRDGPAEQALLQHPLGVTVLPDHSVAVCDTYNGAVRRFDPATATMTTLATDLAEPSGAYVDGTHLVVVESGAHRLTRVALGAAATVTDGFAHSTRRPVTEVGATVELVVAFEPPPGQKVDDRFGPPSQLVVSATPASLIRDGDGRGTALTRTLVLDPQVGEGVLHVAARAASCDVEGGEGAACRMHQQDWGVPVRIGEDGDVTLLLPLGTAG; from the coding sequence ATGACCGCCCGCGTCCGCGCCCCCGAGCTCGTCGGCCGGGGCTGGCTCAACACCGACGGCCCGATCGCGCTGCGTGACCTGCGCGGCCGCTTCGTGCTGCTCGACTTCTGGACGTTCTGCTGCATCAACTGCCTGCACGTCCTCGACGAGCTGCGCCCCGTCGAGGAGAAGTACGCCGACGAGCTGGTCGCCATCGGCGTGCACTCGCCCAAGTTCGTCCACGAGGCGGACCCGGTCGCCCTGGCCCAGGCCGTCGAGCGCTACTCCGTCCACCACCCCGTCCTCGACGACCCCGAGCTGGTGACCTGGCAGGCCTACACCGCCCGCGCCTGGCCGACCCTGGTGCTGGTCGACCCGGAGGGCTACGTCGTGGGGCAGTACGCCGGGGAGGGCCACGCGCACGCGATCGACGCGCTGCTCGCCGAGCTGGTCCCGCAGCACCGCGAGCGCGGGACGCTCCAGCCCGGCGACTCGCCGTACGTCCCTCCCGTCGTGGAGCCCACCGACCTCCGCTTCCCCGCCACGGCGGTCGCGCTCCCGGGCGGCGGCACGCTCGTCGCCGACGCCGGCCACGACGAGGTCGTCGAGCTCGACGCCGACGGTGCGGTGGTCCGCCGCTTCACCGGCTTCCGCGAGCCGAACGGCCTGTGCCTGCTGCCCGACGACGTCGCCGCCGAGGTGGGGTACGACGTGGTCGTCGCCGACACCGTGCACCACCAGCTCCGCGGCATCGCGCTCGGGACCGGTGAGGTGTCGGTGCTGGCGGGCGACGGCGGCCAGTGGTTCCAGGGCGACGGCACCAGCCGCCTCTCGAGCCCGTGGGACGTCGCCTGGTGGCAGGACCGCGTCTGGGTCGCGATGGCCGGCATCCACCAGCTGTGGACCCTCGACCCGCGCACCGGCGACCTCACGGTCGTCGCCGGCACCACCAACGAGGGCCTGCTCGACGGTCCGGCGGAGGAGGCGTGGTTCGCCCAGACCTCCGGCTTCGCCCCCGACGGCGACCGGCTCTGGATCGCCGACAGCGAGACCTCGTCCCTGCGCTGGGTGCAGGTCGACAGCGACGGCGACGGTGACGGGGACGGGCCCACTGTCCACACCGCCGTCGGCTCCGGGCTCTTCGACTTCGGCTTCCGTGACGGTCCGGCCGAACAGGCGCTGCTGCAGCACCCGCTCGGCGTGACGGTGCTGCCGGACCACAGCGTCGCGGTCTGCGACACCTACAACGGCGCCGTCCGCCGCTTCGACCCCGCCACGGCCACCATGACGACCCTGGCGACCGACCTGGCCGAGCCGAGCGGGGCCTACGTCGACGGGACGCACCTGGTCGTCGTCGAGTCCGGTGCGCACCGCCTGACCCGGGTCGCCCTGGGTGCCGCCGCCACCGTCACCGACGGGTTCGCGCACAGCACCCGGCGCCCGGTCACCGAGGTGGGCGCCACGGTCGAGCTGGTGGTGGCCTTCGAGCCGCCGCCCGGCCAGAAGGTCGACGACCGCTTCGGCCCGCCCTCCCAGCTGGTCGTCTCGGCGACGCCTGCCTCGCTGATCCGCGACGGTGACGGCCGCGGCACCGCCCTCACGCGGACGCTCGTGCTCGACCCGCAGGTCGGGGAGGGCGTGCTGCACGTCGCGGCCCGGGCCGCGTCGTGCGACGTCGAGGGCGGCGAGGGCGCGGCCTGCCGGATGCACCAGCAGGACTGGGGTGTCCCGGTCCGGATCGGCGAGGACGGCGACGTCACGCTGCTGCTGCCGCTGGGCACCGCGGGCTGA
- a CDS encoding DEAD/DEAH box helicase gives MSAPALERPSDSAASVFTQLPVELIDALGVQGIHTPTAVQAAVIPDGLAGHDVLGRAQTGSGKTLAFGIPVLARLAGEKSRPGHPRAVIVVPTRELAQQLSRALTPLATSLKLRLATIYGGTPYDRQVRALKNRADVVVATPGRLEDLIKQGHCAVDDVQVTVLDEADHLCDLGFYPAIDKLVGMTPAGSQRMLLSATLDGDVDRLVRKHLRSPKVHQLDPNAGAVSTMTHHTMVVGGFRDKVDAAVRLISANGSAVVFTRTREGAVELSEALTAAGVEAVDLHGNLSQRVRERNLHKFSSGKVRAVVATDVAARGIHVDNVDLVIHFDAASDAKAYLHRSGRTARAGKDGCVITITTPKFVDQVVRLQRGAKVEVLHHDLRTAPRVLTAEALAETGSSTPPRSSGPRTGGSAPRSYGGGSGGGYRGGAGGGSRRPEGRGDSRGDSRGGSSRGRTGGSSYGR, from the coding sequence ATGTCCGCGCCTGCCCTCGAACGACCCTCCGACTCCGCCGCCTCCGTCTTCACCCAGCTCCCCGTCGAGCTGATCGACGCGCTCGGCGTCCAGGGGATCCACACCCCCACCGCCGTCCAGGCGGCCGTCATCCCCGACGGCCTCGCCGGCCACGACGTCCTGGGCCGTGCCCAGACCGGCTCCGGCAAGACCCTCGCCTTCGGCATCCCCGTGCTCGCCCGGCTCGCCGGCGAGAAGAGCCGCCCGGGCCACCCGCGCGCGGTCATCGTGGTCCCCACCCGCGAGCTCGCCCAGCAGCTGAGCCGCGCGCTCACCCCGCTCGCCACCTCGCTCAAGCTGCGCCTCGCGACGATCTACGGCGGCACGCCGTACGACCGCCAGGTCCGCGCCCTCAAGAACCGCGCCGACGTCGTCGTCGCCACCCCGGGCCGCCTCGAGGACCTCATCAAGCAGGGCCACTGCGCCGTCGACGACGTGCAGGTGACCGTGCTCGACGAGGCCGACCACCTGTGCGACCTCGGGTTCTACCCCGCCATCGACAAGCTGGTCGGCATGACGCCAGCCGGCAGCCAGCGGATGCTGCTCTCGGCCACGCTCGACGGTGACGTCGACCGCCTGGTCCGCAAGCACCTGCGCTCGCCGAAGGTGCACCAGCTCGACCCCAACGCCGGTGCCGTCTCGACGATGACGCACCACACGATGGTCGTCGGCGGCTTCCGCGACAAGGTCGACGCGGCCGTTCGGCTGATCTCGGCCAACGGCAGCGCGGTCGTCTTCACCCGCACCCGCGAGGGCGCCGTCGAGCTGTCCGAGGCGCTCACCGCCGCGGGCGTCGAGGCCGTCGACCTGCACGGCAACCTGAGCCAGCGGGTGCGCGAGCGCAACCTGCACAAGTTCTCCTCCGGCAAGGTCCGCGCCGTCGTCGCGACCGACGTCGCCGCCCGCGGCATCCACGTCGACAACGTCGACCTGGTCATCCACTTCGACGCCGCCAGCGACGCCAAGGCCTACCTGCACCGCTCGGGCCGTACGGCGCGCGCCGGCAAGGACGGCTGCGTCATCACGATCACGACCCCGAAGTTCGTCGACCAGGTCGTCCGCCTGCAGCGCGGCGCCAAGGTCGAGGTCCTGCACCACGACCTCCGCACCGCCCCGCGCGTGCTGACCGCCGAGGCGCTCGCCGAGACCGGCTCCAGCACCCCGCCGCGCTCGTCCGGCCCCCGCACCGGCGGCTCCGCGCCGCGGTCGTACGGCGGCGGCTCGGGTGGCGGCTACCGCGGCGGTGCCGGCGGCGGCTCGCGCCGGCCCGAGGGTCGCGGCGACTCCCGCGGTGACTCGCGGGGCGGCTCGTCGCGCGGTCGCACCGGCGGGTCGTCGTACGGCCGCTGA
- a CDS encoding LysE family transporter gives MIDSAAAGLLTGLSLIVAIGAQNAYVLRQGLAREHVGLVVAICAVSDLLLIIAGVAGIGTIVEQAPWALTLVRWFGVAFLGWYGVSSLLRARRAEALAAAGGRAPTSRRTAAARAVALTWLNPHVYLDTVLLLGSVANHQGPSGRWWFALGACVASIVWFTGLGYGARLAHRVLARPRAWQVLDVVIGVVMLLIAVKLALG, from the coding sequence GTGATCGACTCCGCCGCCGCCGGCCTGCTGACCGGCCTGTCCCTGATCGTCGCGATCGGGGCGCAGAACGCCTACGTCCTGCGGCAGGGGCTCGCCCGCGAGCACGTCGGGCTCGTGGTCGCGATCTGCGCGGTGTCCGACCTGCTGCTGATCATCGCCGGCGTGGCCGGGATCGGGACGATCGTCGAGCAGGCACCGTGGGCACTGACCCTGGTGCGGTGGTTCGGCGTCGCGTTCCTCGGGTGGTACGGCGTCAGCTCGCTGCTACGCGCCCGCCGGGCCGAGGCGCTGGCCGCTGCGGGCGGCCGGGCTCCGACCTCCCGGCGTACTGCCGCCGCGAGGGCCGTGGCCCTGACCTGGCTGAACCCGCACGTCTACCTCGACACGGTGCTGCTGCTCGGCTCCGTCGCGAACCACCAGGGACCCTCGGGCCGGTGGTGGTTCGCGCTGGGCGCCTGTGTCGCGAGCATCGTGTGGTTCACCGGGCTGGGCTACGGCGCGCGCCTGGCGCACCGCGTGCTCGCCCGGCCCCGCGCGTGGCAGGTGCTGGACGTGGTGATCGGCGTCGTGATGCTGCTCATCGCGGTGAAGCTGGCGCTGGGGTGA
- a CDS encoding LysR family transcriptional regulator ArgP codes for MDLAPAQLAALVAIADHGTFEAAARHLHVTPSAVSQRIRALESAVGQVVVQRSSPCRPTAAGQTLLRLARQTQLLLDEVEDALDPQHRSHVDLPVAVNADSLATWFRDVLTAVAGWPDVALRLHVEDQAWSSGLLRSGDVLAAVTSDPVAVQGCSVERLGTLRYVPAATPALIERWRRGRGVDWAAMPLVVFNEKDALQHDVLRAHGVTEAPLTHRVPTSADFLEAVRRGLGWGAVPEPQLAPAVAEGVLAPLTARGHVDVALHWQRWRLDSPALARLTDGVRRAAAAHLRR; via the coding sequence ATGGACCTCGCGCCCGCCCAGCTCGCCGCGCTGGTCGCGATCGCCGACCACGGGACCTTCGAGGCGGCGGCCCGCCACCTGCACGTCACGCCGTCAGCTGTCAGCCAGCGGATCCGCGCGCTCGAGTCCGCGGTCGGCCAGGTGGTCGTCCAGCGCTCGTCCCCCTGCCGGCCCACCGCTGCCGGGCAGACCCTGTTGCGGCTGGCGCGCCAGACCCAGCTGCTGCTCGACGAGGTCGAGGACGCCCTGGACCCGCAGCACCGCTCGCACGTCGACCTGCCGGTCGCCGTCAACGCCGACTCCCTGGCCACGTGGTTCCGCGACGTCCTCACCGCCGTCGCCGGGTGGCCGGACGTCGCGCTCCGCCTGCACGTGGAGGACCAGGCCTGGTCGTCCGGCCTGCTCCGCAGCGGTGACGTCCTCGCGGCCGTCACCTCCGACCCCGTGGCCGTCCAGGGCTGCTCGGTGGAGCGGCTCGGGACCCTGCGCTACGTCCCCGCGGCGACGCCGGCCCTGATCGAGCGCTGGCGCCGGGGCCGGGGCGTCGACTGGGCAGCGATGCCGCTCGTCGTCTTCAACGAGAAGGACGCCCTGCAGCACGACGTGCTCCGCGCCCACGGGGTGACCGAGGCGCCGCTGACCCACCGGGTCCCGACGTCCGCTGACTTCCTCGAGGCGGTCCGGCGTGGGCTCGGCTGGGGTGCCGTCCCCGAGCCCCAGCTCGCACCGGCCGTCGCCGAGGGCGTGCTGGCCCCGCTCACCGCCCGCGGCCACGTCGACGTCGCGCTGCACTGGCAGCGCTGGCGCCTCGACTCACCCGCGCTGGCGCGCCTCACCGACGGCGTACGCCGGGCCGCCGCCGCACACCTGCGCCGCTGA